In Oleiharenicola lentus, the following are encoded in one genomic region:
- a CDS encoding alpha/beta hydrolase has product MPASFLKLARASALAALLTLAVSAFAQDGTIYPLDPIPEPNAIVLGTGGVENQPASESWFRQWGEPMVRNVTTATLTPYLPDPAKANGTAVIVAPGGGFRWLSINNEGWKIAKALNDRGVAAFVLKYRLIPTPPTIEGLQQSMNRTFAAVTPPAGGAAGGAAPAAAEPPRPPRPDLTNQLADAEAAYALILSRAKEWGVDTSRIGMMGFSAGAGLTMHCTLNSKTMKLAFIAPIYGGMGPVEVPKDAPPLFVAIAANDFLFNGQFGLIKSWYDAKKPVEFHLYQDGGHGFGMGYPGHPTYYWFEPFTHWLDHNGFLKAQAAK; this is encoded by the coding sequence ATGCCCGCCTCGTTCCTGAAACTGGCCAGAGCCTCCGCGCTGGCCGCTTTGCTCACCCTCGCCGTGTCCGCCTTTGCGCAGGACGGCACCATCTACCCGCTGGATCCCATTCCGGAGCCGAACGCCATCGTGCTCGGCACGGGCGGCGTCGAGAACCAACCGGCCTCCGAAAGCTGGTTCCGCCAGTGGGGCGAACCGATGGTGCGCAACGTCACCACCGCCACGCTCACGCCCTATCTGCCCGATCCGGCCAAGGCCAACGGCACCGCCGTCATCGTGGCGCCCGGCGGCGGCTTCCGCTGGCTGTCCATCAACAACGAGGGCTGGAAGATCGCGAAGGCCCTCAACGACCGGGGCGTCGCCGCCTTCGTGCTCAAGTATCGCCTCATCCCAACTCCGCCCACGATCGAGGGCCTCCAGCAATCCATGAACCGCACCTTCGCCGCCGTGACCCCGCCCGCCGGGGGGGCCGCCGGCGGAGCGGCTCCGGCCGCGGCCGAGCCCCCGCGGCCGCCGCGCCCGGACCTCACCAACCAGCTGGCCGACGCCGAGGCCGCCTATGCGCTCATTCTTTCCCGCGCCAAGGAGTGGGGCGTGGACACCAGCCGCATCGGCATGATGGGTTTCTCCGCCGGCGCGGGGCTGACGATGCACTGCACGCTCAATTCCAAGACCATGAAGCTGGCCTTCATCGCCCCGATCTACGGCGGCATGGGCCCGGTCGAGGTGCCGAAAGATGCCCCGCCGTTGTTCGTGGCCATTGCCGCCAACGACTTCCTCTTCAACGGCCAGTTCGGCCTGATCAAGTCGTGGTATGACGCCAAGAAGCCGGTGGAATTCCATCTCTATCAGGACGGCGGCCACGGCTTCGGCATGGGTTATCCCGGTCATCCCACCTACTACTGGTTCGAACCCTTCACCCACTGGCTCGACCACAACGGCTTCCTGAAGGCACAAGCGGCCAAGTGA
- a CDS encoding glycoside hydrolase family 43 protein — protein MLRLLATLTLAFTLSSSALAEASWTADNGNGTYTNPLFYDEFSDPDLIRVGEDFYLAGTTMHAMPGLVVLHSKDLVNWKFLSYAFDRLELGPDFNLEGGKEAYGQGIWAPCIRYHDGKFYLFSNVNGHSLQVFTATNPAGPWAHRSIKTGIHDLSVLFDDDGRIYAVYGYDEVKVIEFKPDLSGFIEGSERVVISRGHAMGEGHHIYKIKGKYFIISANYAPTGRMQAARADRVHGPYETAVIAAKETLGTQRGWLLNPIGLGMKVPEPGDTFKLTPPGGNQHGAVPLHQGGLVDLPNGDWWGFSMMDFRSVGRTTALSPVTWQDGWPYFGLPSNLGRTPRTWTKPAVSAKVEPHAPYQRSDDFTAPKLLPVWQWNHNPVNAKWSLTAQPGALRLHTLPASQFLWAKNTLTQRVIGPVSVATAELDASGLRPGDTAGLALVNMPFATLGVVRTDAGHVLRFYEQLKNETIEQPLAAPRVWLRATGDYDEDFARFSYSIDGKTFTEIGGLIRLPYQLKTFQGTRLGLFAFNTAGQEGGHADFASFTVEEPLADRSQNIPLGKVVTFTNLAHGSVVWANPHGMLHSAQPGSKPASGAQARFRVHDRGQGRVALEVMDGSGWLTVVGAGLSADVRPMKQESAASLFMWQDMLRDRQCMLLSLKTNRFVGLDPTTGEPYGADWPGTSPTRKDGTVLVWTEAAAE, from the coding sequence ATGCTTCGCCTCCTCGCCACCCTCACACTCGCCTTCACGCTCTCCTCCTCGGCGCTCGCCGAGGCTTCCTGGACCGCCGACAACGGCAACGGCACCTACACGAACCCGCTGTTCTACGACGAGTTCTCCGATCCCGACCTGATCCGCGTGGGCGAGGACTTCTACCTCGCGGGCACCACGATGCACGCGATGCCCGGCCTCGTGGTCCTGCACTCCAAGGACCTCGTGAACTGGAAATTTCTGAGCTACGCCTTCGACCGCCTCGAACTCGGACCCGATTTCAACCTCGAGGGCGGCAAGGAGGCCTACGGCCAGGGCATCTGGGCGCCGTGCATTCGCTACCACGACGGGAAGTTTTACCTCTTCTCCAACGTCAATGGCCACAGCCTGCAGGTCTTCACCGCCACCAACCCCGCCGGCCCGTGGGCGCACCGCTCCATCAAAACCGGCATCCACGACCTGTCCGTGCTGTTCGACGACGACGGACGCATCTACGCGGTTTACGGGTATGACGAGGTGAAGGTCATCGAGTTCAAGCCCGACCTCAGCGGCTTCATCGAGGGCAGCGAGCGCGTCGTCATCTCGCGCGGCCACGCGATGGGCGAGGGTCACCACATCTACAAGATCAAGGGCAAGTATTTCATCATCAGCGCCAACTACGCGCCCACCGGCCGCATGCAGGCCGCGCGCGCCGACCGCGTGCATGGGCCCTACGAGACCGCCGTTATTGCCGCCAAGGAAACCCTCGGCACCCAGCGCGGCTGGCTGCTTAATCCCATCGGCCTCGGCATGAAGGTGCCGGAACCCGGCGACACCTTCAAACTCACGCCTCCCGGCGGCAACCAGCACGGCGCCGTGCCGTTGCACCAAGGCGGCCTCGTGGACCTGCCCAACGGCGACTGGTGGGGCTTCTCGATGATGGATTTCCGTTCTGTCGGCCGCACCACCGCGCTCTCGCCCGTCACGTGGCAGGACGGGTGGCCGTATTTCGGCCTGCCCAGCAACCTCGGCCGCACCCCGCGCACGTGGACCAAGCCCGCCGTCAGCGCGAAGGTCGAACCACACGCACCTTATCAGCGCAGCGACGACTTCACCGCCCCGAAGCTGCTGCCCGTCTGGCAATGGAACCACAACCCGGTGAACGCGAAATGGTCGCTCACCGCCCAGCCCGGCGCGCTTCGCCTGCACACGCTGCCCGCCTCGCAGTTCCTCTGGGCGAAAAACACGCTCACGCAGCGCGTCATCGGTCCGGTGTCCGTGGCCACCGCCGAGCTCGACGCCTCCGGCCTGCGTCCCGGCGACACCGCCGGTCTCGCATTGGTCAACATGCCTTTCGCCACGCTCGGCGTCGTGCGCACCGACGCGGGCCACGTGCTGCGCTTCTACGAGCAGTTGAAGAACGAAACCATCGAGCAACCGCTCGCCGCACCTCGTGTTTGGCTGCGCGCCACCGGCGATTACGACGAGGACTTCGCGCGCTTCAGCTACAGCATCGATGGGAAGACCTTCACCGAAATCGGCGGCCTGATCCGCCTGCCGTATCAGCTGAAGACCTTCCAGGGCACGCGCCTCGGGCTCTTCGCGTTCAACACCGCGGGCCAGGAGGGCGGCCACGCCGACTTCGCGAGCTTCACGGTGGAAGAGCCGCTCGCCGACCGCTCGCAGAACATCCCGCTTGGCAAGGTCGTCACGTTTACGAACCTCGCCCACGGCAGCGTCGTCTGGGCCAACCCGCACGGCATGCTGCACTCCGCGCAACCCGGCTCGAAGCCGGCGAGCGGCGCGCAGGCGCGCTTCCGGGTGCACGATCGCGGCCAAGGCCGCGTCGCGCTCGAAGTGATGGACGGCAGCGGCTGGCTCACCGTCGTCGGCGCCGGCCTCTCCGCCGACGTGCGCCCGATGAAGCAGGAATCCGCGGCCAGCCTGTTCATGTGGCAGGACATGCTGCGCGACCGCCAGTGCATGCTGCTCTCACTGAAGACGAATCGTTTCGTCGGCCTCGACCCCACCACCGGCGAGCCCTACGGCGCCGACTGGCCCGGCACGTCGCCGACCCGCAAGGACGGCACCGTGCTCGTCTGGACCGAAGCCGCAGCAGAGTAA
- a CDS encoding alpha-L-arabinofuranosidase C-terminal domain-containing protein: protein MKRLTPACLLAAAFTASVFAAAPRTLTVDLAAPAKPISPELFGIFFEDLNYAADGGLYAELIQNRSFEYSPTEQAKWGPFSFWDLVKTGEGEGHLGLGNSRPVHVNNPHYLILTVTKPGTGVGLANRGFDQLPLEAGKAYEASFWAYQAYMGIMWGPGDQSKPMPVTVRLEAKDGSVLAEAKFTVSGRAWTKHTATLTPSRSDPEARFVLLAHDQGGLALDMVSLLPRDTFKGRANGLRRDLAQTIADLKPRFVRFPGGCLVHGTGIHAYYDWKDTVGPVEQRRAARNSWGYHQTMGLGYFEYFQFCADIGAIPLPVVTAGVCCQHAGHSPGRGQEGLPLEQMPAYIQDVLDLIEWANGPATSQWGAVRAAAGHPEPFGLKYLGVGNEDAITPDFKERFAMINAVLKEKHPEITVIGTSGPFASGEDFDQGWAFARELNLALVDEHYYVPPQWMWDNLARYDHYDRKGPKVYLGEYAAHEKDRRNTLRTAIAEAAHLTSLERNGDVVLLASYAPLLARRQHTQWHPDMIYFNATEVFPSLNYTVQKLFGHNMGDAALPVALEAGPAGAKLTASAVRDSVSGDLIVKIVNGEATAQPVALKLAGAKKLPATAQRTVFGGADADVVNTDGAPPAVAPVTETVPLSADFTYEAPANSLTIFRISNL from the coding sequence ATGAAGCGCCTTACCCCCGCCTGTCTGCTCGCCGCTGCTTTCACCGCCTCCGTTTTCGCCGCCGCGCCGCGCACACTCACGGTGGATCTCGCCGCCCCAGCCAAGCCCATCAGCCCGGAACTTTTCGGCATCTTCTTCGAGGACCTCAACTACGCGGCCGACGGCGGACTCTACGCCGAACTGATCCAGAACCGCTCCTTCGAATACAGCCCGACCGAGCAGGCCAAGTGGGGACCGTTCTCCTTCTGGGACCTCGTCAAGACCGGCGAGGGCGAGGGCCACCTTGGACTCGGCAACTCGCGGCCGGTCCACGTCAACAATCCCCACTACCTCATCCTCACCGTCACCAAGCCCGGCACCGGCGTCGGGCTCGCCAACCGCGGTTTCGACCAACTGCCACTCGAGGCGGGCAAGGCCTACGAGGCGTCGTTTTGGGCCTACCAGGCCTACATGGGCATCATGTGGGGCCCGGGTGACCAGTCGAAGCCGATGCCCGTGACCGTCCGTCTCGAGGCCAAGGACGGCAGCGTGCTCGCCGAGGCGAAGTTCACGGTCTCCGGCCGCGCGTGGACCAAGCACACCGCCACGCTCACGCCGTCGCGCTCCGACCCCGAGGCGCGCTTTGTCCTTCTCGCGCACGACCAGGGCGGGCTCGCCCTCGACATGGTTTCGCTGCTGCCGCGCGACACGTTCAAGGGACGCGCCAACGGCCTGCGCCGCGACCTCGCGCAGACCATCGCCGACCTGAAGCCGCGTTTCGTACGCTTCCCCGGCGGCTGCCTCGTGCACGGCACGGGCATCCACGCCTACTACGACTGGAAGGACACCGTCGGTCCGGTCGAGCAGCGCCGCGCCGCGCGCAACTCCTGGGGTTATCACCAGACGATGGGCCTCGGGTATTTCGAATACTTCCAGTTCTGCGCGGACATCGGCGCGATTCCGTTGCCCGTCGTGACCGCCGGCGTGTGCTGCCAGCACGCGGGCCACTCGCCGGGCCGCGGCCAGGAGGGCCTGCCGCTGGAGCAGATGCCCGCCTACATTCAGGACGTGCTCGACCTCATCGAGTGGGCCAACGGCCCGGCCACCTCGCAGTGGGGCGCGGTGCGCGCCGCCGCCGGCCATCCGGAGCCCTTCGGCCTGAAATATCTCGGCGTTGGCAACGAGGACGCCATCACGCCCGACTTCAAGGAGCGCTTCGCGATGATCAACGCCGTGCTTAAGGAAAAGCATCCGGAGATCACCGTCATCGGCACCTCCGGGCCCTTCGCGAGCGGCGAGGATTTCGACCAAGGCTGGGCCTTTGCCCGCGAGCTGAACCTCGCGCTGGTGGACGAGCATTACTACGTCCCGCCGCAGTGGATGTGGGACAACCTCGCCCGCTACGACCACTACGACCGCAAGGGCCCTAAGGTTTATCTCGGCGAATACGCCGCGCACGAGAAGGACCGCCGCAACACCCTGCGCACCGCCATCGCCGAGGCCGCGCACCTCACCAGCCTCGAGCGCAACGGCGATGTCGTCTTGCTCGCCTCCTACGCGCCGCTGCTCGCCCGCCGCCAGCATACACAGTGGCATCCCGACATGATTTACTTCAACGCCACCGAGGTCTTCCCGAGCCTGAACTACACCGTGCAAAAGCTCTTCGGCCACAACATGGGCGACGCCGCCCTGCCGGTGGCGCTCGAAGCCGGTCCCGCGGGCGCGAAGCTCACCGCCTCCGCCGTGCGCGACAGCGTGAGCGGCGATCTCATCGTGAAGATCGTCAACGGCGAGGCCACCGCCCAGCCCGTTGCGCTCAAGCTCGCCGGCGCAAAGAAACTGCCCGCCACCGCACAGCGCACCGTCTTCGGCGGCGCCGATGCCGACGTCGTCAACACCGACGGCGCCCCGCCGGCCGTCGCCCCCGTCACGGAGACCGTGCCGCTCTCCGCCGACTTCACCTACGAAGCCCCCGCCAACTCGCTCACGATCTTCCGCATCTCAAACCTGTAA
- a CDS encoding esterase, with product MKPLFTLTLAAALLAPGFIRAQQANVNLDWDPQRNAEGLVPFSAPLNSPEVHADRTVTFRVKAPDAQNVELNGAVLAALGRNWGETLPFTKGADGIWTLTLGPLPPDMYAYLIRVDGVQVVDPSNTQAAFTGMPPYSQLIVHGDGPAYYDARPVPHGTITRHIYHSDVTAGERDLFVYTPPGYDRTKTYPVLYLVGGSGELPHNWIYDGRVNFIMDNLLAEKKAEPMVIVIPNNQVVHRNHPKHTELTFKKFEAELRSHVIPLVEREYSVRRDPRGRALSGLSMGGRHTMYVGFNSLDLFANFGVLSAGDFDTEKSFATFLNTPDVNAKIAYLFVGLGTRENNGRMGERSENLRQALVKHGIKHEYYVGGNGAHDWATWRHLLHERFLPNLWRQK from the coding sequence ATGAAACCCCTCTTCACGCTCACCCTCGCCGCCGCCCTGCTTGCACCCGGATTTATCCGCGCCCAGCAAGCCAACGTGAATCTCGACTGGGACCCGCAGCGCAACGCCGAGGGCCTCGTGCCCTTCAGCGCGCCGCTCAACTCGCCCGAGGTCCACGCTGACCGCACCGTGACGTTCCGCGTGAAGGCGCCCGATGCACAGAACGTCGAGCTGAACGGCGCCGTGCTCGCCGCCCTCGGCCGCAATTGGGGCGAGACGCTTCCCTTCACCAAGGGCGCCGACGGCATCTGGACACTCACGCTCGGGCCGCTGCCGCCCGACATGTATGCCTACCTCATCCGCGTTGACGGCGTGCAGGTGGTCGACCCGAGCAACACGCAGGCGGCCTTCACCGGCATGCCGCCTTACAGCCAACTCATCGTTCACGGCGACGGCCCGGCCTACTACGACGCGCGCCCCGTCCCGCATGGCACGATCACGCGGCACATCTACCACTCCGACGTCACCGCGGGTGAGCGCGACCTCTTCGTCTATACGCCGCCCGGCTACGACCGCACCAAGACCTACCCGGTGCTTTACCTCGTCGGCGGCAGCGGCGAGCTCCCGCACAACTGGATCTACGACGGCCGCGTGAACTTCATCATGGACAACCTGCTCGCCGAGAAGAAGGCCGAGCCGATGGTCATCGTGATCCCCAACAACCAGGTCGTGCACCGCAACCATCCGAAGCACACCGAGCTGACCTTCAAGAAATTCGAGGCCGAGCTGCGCTCGCACGTCATCCCGCTCGTGGAGCGCGAGTATTCCGTGCGCCGCGATCCCCGGGGCCGCGCGCTTTCCGGACTCTCGATGGGCGGGCGCCACACGATGTACGTCGGCTTCAACTCGCTCGACCTGTTCGCCAACTTTGGCGTGCTCAGCGCCGGCGATTTCGACACCGAGAAATCCTTCGCCACCTTCCTCAACACGCCTGACGTGAACGCGAAGATTGCCTACCTCTTCGTGGGTCTGGGCACGCGCGAGAACAACGGCCGCATGGGCGAGCGCAGCGAGAACCTCCGCCAGGCCCTCGTGAAGCACGGCATCAAGCACGAGTATTACGTCGGCGGCAACGGCGCCCACGACTGGGCCACCTGGCGCCACCTCCTCCATGAACGCTTCCTGCCCAACCTCTGGCGCCAGAAATGA
- a CDS encoding DUF3237 family protein: MKKRAVVACWVYLLLALSGFAAGSRVRVLLVDGYSNHDWQLTTALIRGILEPTCLFDVSVSTAPPTKDAPGWDAWRPKFSDYDVVIQTCNDLGGGPRWPRAVEEDFENYVRQGGGVYVWHAGNNAFAGWPAYNEMIGLGWRKRDFGWALAVGPDGKVVRIPAGEGGDTGHGARLDTVVKRLGDHPIHAGLPREWLTPDIEVYYFARGPAQNLEVLSHGHDPRTQQSWPLEWTVAYGKGRVYTSTFGHVWKGDTQPARMRCAGLQTVVVRALQWLAGRTPDFPVPADFPTAEKISVRGEISLPPPVVAPLQTEFVYEAVVSIDAPVNVGPTPRGGRLYIPITGGTFAGPRLRGTILPGGADWQTIRPDGVVEADALYSVRAEDGTVIIVRNQGVIAAGGAYMRTALRFEAPDGPHAWLNQSQFVSSIAGGPRAGTVIIRVFRVL, encoded by the coding sequence ATGAAGAAACGCGCCGTCGTCGCGTGTTGGGTTTATTTGCTCCTCGCCCTTTCCGGCTTTGCTGCCGGGTCGCGCGTGCGCGTGCTGCTCGTGGACGGCTACAGCAACCACGACTGGCAGCTCACCACCGCGCTCATCCGCGGCATCTTGGAACCGACGTGCTTGTTCGACGTGAGCGTCTCGACCGCGCCGCCCACAAAGGACGCGCCGGGCTGGGACGCGTGGCGGCCCAAGTTTTCCGATTACGATGTCGTCATCCAGACCTGCAACGATCTCGGCGGCGGCCCGCGTTGGCCGCGCGCGGTGGAGGAGGATTTTGAAAACTACGTGCGCCAGGGCGGCGGCGTTTATGTGTGGCACGCGGGCAACAACGCCTTCGCCGGCTGGCCCGCCTACAACGAGATGATCGGCCTCGGCTGGCGGAAACGCGACTTCGGCTGGGCGCTCGCGGTCGGGCCGGATGGGAAAGTCGTGCGCATTCCGGCGGGGGAAGGCGGCGACACCGGCCACGGCGCCCGCCTTGATACGGTCGTGAAACGCCTCGGCGACCACCCGATCCATGCCGGCCTGCCCCGCGAATGGCTCACGCCCGACATCGAGGTCTATTACTTCGCGCGCGGTCCGGCGCAGAACCTCGAGGTGCTGTCCCACGGCCATGACCCGCGCACGCAGCAGTCGTGGCCGCTCGAGTGGACCGTTGCCTACGGGAAGGGCCGCGTCTATACTTCGACCTTTGGCCACGTGTGGAAGGGCGACACGCAGCCTGCGCGCATGCGGTGCGCCGGCCTGCAGACCGTGGTGGTCCGCGCGCTCCAGTGGCTCGCCGGCCGCACCCCCGATTTCCCCGTGCCGGCGGATTTTCCCACGGCGGAAAAAATCTCCGTCCGCGGCGAGATCTCGTTGCCGCCGCCCGTGGTCGCGCCGTTGCAGACCGAGTTTGTCTATGAGGCGGTCGTGTCCATCGACGCGCCGGTGAACGTCGGCCCGACGCCGCGCGGCGGCCGGCTCTACATTCCCATCACCGGCGGCACGTTCGCCGGCCCGAGGCTGCGCGGCACGATTCTGCCCGGCGGGGCCGACTGGCAGACGATCCGGCCCGACGGCGTGGTCGAGGCCGACGCGCTTTATTCGGTGCGCGCCGAAGACGGCACCGTCATCATTGTGCGCAACCAGGGTGTCATCGCCGCCGGCGGCGCCTACATGCGCACGGCCTTGCGCTTCGAGGCGCCGGACGGCCCGCACGCCTGGCTCAACCAGTCGCAGTTCGTCAGCTCCATCGCCGGCGGACCGCGCGCGGGCACCGTCATCATCCGCGTGTTTCGCGTCCTCTGA
- a CDS encoding alpha-L-arabinofuranosidase C-terminal domain-containing protein: MKKSALLLGSFLMTGVLLGRLSAGEPALIKIDLDRTISAIDPNIYGSFLEPLSRGDRPDIVYGPLYDPASPHSDENGFRKEYLQQIKELKVTAVRWPGGNFVSGYNWMDGIGPKAARPVSLDLSRTRKESNQMGTDEYVAFCNLVGAENFICINAGTGTIDEAARWVEYCNAPAGTRYADLRVKHGHPEPFKVKYWALGNEPDGPWQLGYKNKEDYTKFAIEAAKMMSAVDKDIKLVAAGSSNYPLVTKRYDPKDGWTDWNDYVLDQMAGYVDYISLHRYVFQVLRGIEKPTFADEMSLGMEIDRIIQVTKGQIQKAMVKSETDRPIYISFDEYGARGNTLAGPLLLAQHLNAFIRHADIVKMANLTFLTSLTGITPEGGYKTSLYYPFFLYSNHCRGTALDVHLRCATYSNKAFKDIPTLDVTAVLNAADGKLLVNVVNRSETDAIAADVELQSGAYTGKGRVHLINADSTAATNTATAEQVRTVTTDLAFTGNRLAHTFPAHSFTQLEIALKQ; the protein is encoded by the coding sequence ATGAAAAAATCCGCCCTCCTGCTCGGCTCCTTCCTGATGACCGGAGTGCTCCTCGGCCGCCTCTCGGCCGGTGAGCCCGCTCTTATCAAGATCGACCTCGACCGCACCATCAGCGCGATCGACCCCAACATCTACGGCAGCTTCCTCGAGCCGCTCTCCCGCGGCGATCGCCCCGACATCGTCTATGGCCCGCTGTATGATCCGGCCTCGCCGCACTCCGACGAGAACGGCTTCCGCAAGGAATATCTGCAGCAGATCAAGGAGCTGAAGGTCACGGCCGTCCGCTGGCCCGGCGGCAATTTCGTGTCGGGTTACAACTGGATGGACGGCATCGGCCCGAAGGCCGCCCGCCCGGTCTCGCTCGACCTGTCGCGCACGCGCAAGGAATCGAACCAGATGGGCACCGACGAGTATGTGGCCTTTTGCAACCTGGTCGGGGCGGAGAATTTTATCTGCATCAACGCCGGCACCGGCACGATCGACGAGGCCGCGCGCTGGGTGGAGTATTGCAACGCGCCGGCCGGCACGCGCTACGCCGACCTGCGCGTGAAGCACGGCCACCCCGAGCCCTTCAAGGTGAAATACTGGGCCCTCGGCAACGAACCCGACGGTCCGTGGCAGCTCGGCTACAAGAACAAGGAGGACTACACGAAGTTCGCCATCGAGGCCGCCAAGATGATGAGCGCGGTGGACAAGGATATCAAACTGGTCGCCGCCGGCTCGTCGAACTACCCGCTCGTCACGAAACGCTACGACCCCAAGGACGGCTGGACCGACTGGAACGACTACGTGCTCGATCAGATGGCCGGTTACGTGGACTACATTTCCCTGCACCGATACGTGTTCCAGGTCCTGCGCGGCATCGAGAAACCGACCTTCGCCGACGAGATGTCCCTCGGCATGGAGATCGACCGGATCATCCAGGTCACGAAGGGCCAGATTCAGAAGGCCATGGTCAAATCCGAGACGGACCGGCCGATCTACATCTCGTTCGACGAATACGGGGCACGGGGCAACACCCTCGCCGGCCCGTTGCTGCTGGCCCAGCACCTGAACGCCTTCATCCGCCACGCCGACATCGTCAAGATGGCCAACCTCACCTTCCTGACCAGCCTCACCGGCATCACCCCTGAGGGCGGCTACAAGACCTCGCTTTACTATCCGTTCTTCCTCTACTCGAACCACTGCCGCGGCACCGCGCTCGACGTCCACCTGCGCTGCGCCACTTACAGCAACAAGGCGTTCAAGGACATTCCCACGCTCGACGTCACCGCCGTGCTCAATGCGGCCGACGGCAAGCTGCTGGTCAACGTGGTGAACCGCAGCGAGACCGACGCCATCGCCGCCGACGTCGAGCTCCAGTCCGGCGCCTACACCGGCAAGGGCCGCGTGCACCTCATCAACGCCGATTCCACCGCCGCCACCAACACCGCCACCGCGGAGCAGGTGCGCACCGTCACCACCGACCTCGCGTTCACCGGCAACCGCCTCGCCCACACCTTCCCGGCGCATTCCTTCACCCAGTTGGAGATCGCCCTGAAGCAATAA
- a CDS encoding sialate O-acetylesterase encodes MKTSLCRLLLAGLLLAGAVARAQDKNFHVFLCLGQSNMEGFPGIPAEEKSYAEPRFQVLAAVDFPALGREQGKWYPAVPPLCRPNSGMSPADYFGRTLVAALPADHRVGVVNVSVGGCKIELFNPEAFPEYIPNAPAWMKGALNAYAGNPYQRLVDMARVAQQSGVIRGILLHQGESNVGDPAWSTKVKAVYEKLLADLGLNAAEVPLLVGGLVPADQQGKCASMNPVIADLPKLIPTAHFVSSDGCEAVGDKLHFSPAGYRELGRRYAEKMRPLLRVAVPAR; translated from the coding sequence ATGAAAACCTCGCTCTGCCGCCTGCTGCTGGCCGGTTTGCTCCTCGCGGGCGCCGTCGCCCGCGCCCAAGACAAGAATTTCCACGTGTTCCTCTGCCTCGGGCAGTCGAACATGGAAGGCTTCCCCGGTATTCCCGCCGAGGAAAAGTCCTACGCGGAACCCCGTTTCCAGGTGCTGGCCGCGGTGGATTTCCCTGCGCTGGGTCGCGAGCAGGGCAAATGGTATCCGGCCGTGCCGCCGCTCTGCCGCCCGAATTCCGGCATGAGCCCGGCGGATTATTTCGGCCGCACGCTCGTGGCCGCGCTGCCCGCGGATCATCGCGTCGGCGTGGTCAACGTCTCGGTCGGCGGTTGCAAGATCGAACTCTTCAACCCGGAGGCTTTTCCCGAATACATCCCCAACGCGCCCGCGTGGATGAAGGGCGCGCTCAACGCCTACGCCGGCAATCCCTACCAGCGCCTCGTGGACATGGCGCGCGTCGCCCAGCAGTCGGGCGTCATCCGCGGCATTCTCCTGCACCAGGGCGAGTCCAACGTCGGCGACCCCGCGTGGTCCACCAAGGTGAAGGCGGTCTATGAAAAGCTGCTCGCCGACCTCGGCCTGAACGCCGCGGAGGTGCCGCTGCTCGTGGGCGGCCTGGTGCCCGCCGACCAGCAGGGCAAATGCGCAAGCATGAACCCCGTCATCGCCGACCTGCCCAAGCTCATCCCGACCGCGCACTTCGTTTCCTCCGACGGTTGTGAAGCGGTCGGCGACAAGCTGCACTTCAGCCCCGCGGGTTACCGCGAGCTCGGCCGGCGCTACGCGGAGAAGATGCGGCCGCTTCTGCGTGTCGCCGTGCCAGCACGCTGA